Proteins encoded within one genomic window of Bacillus thuringiensis:
- a CDS encoding PTS transporter subunit EIIC, translating into MKKEERMAKEISEQLGGIKNIRGIAHCMTRLRLTLHDESKVNMDLLKKVEGVMGVIEDETLQVVVGPGTVNKVAAEMEGLTGLRIGEVADHHLEDLGQEMKSEMKKKNNTPVKNFLRKIGSIFIPLIPGLVASGIINGVANFAKNAGADPNATWLQMLLLIGGGIFTFLGILVGWNTAKEFGGTPVLGAIAGILIFNPAMATVKLFGEALVPGRGGLFAVIFAAWLMVVVERQVRKAVPNAVDIIITPLITVLVVSIVTMLAIQPVAGFLSEGITSGINGILNIGGAFAGAVLAGTFLPLVMVGLHHGLTPIHMEFINQTHVTPLLPVLAMAGAGQVGAAIAIFVKTKNKRLRNVIKGALPVGFLGIGEPLLYGVTLPLGKPFLTACLGAAVGGAFQAVMKTAALGIGVSGLSLIPLIADNKYLLYFLGLVVAYTFGFIFTYFFGFKEEMAENI; encoded by the coding sequence ATGAAGAAAGAAGAGAGAATGGCCAAAGAAATTTCGGAGCAACTTGGGGGAATAAAAAATATTCGTGGCATCGCTCATTGTATGACGAGACTGCGATTAACGCTTCATGATGAAAGTAAAGTGAATATGGACCTTTTGAAAAAGGTTGAAGGGGTTATGGGCGTTATTGAAGATGAGACGCTTCAAGTCGTTGTTGGGCCAGGGACAGTAAATAAAGTAGCAGCAGAGATGGAAGGTTTAACGGGACTGCGAATTGGTGAGGTGGCAGATCATCACCTTGAAGATCTTGGGCAAGAGATGAAGTCAGAGATGAAGAAGAAAAATAATACACCGGTGAAAAACTTTTTAAGAAAAATAGGAAGTATTTTCATTCCGTTAATTCCGGGTCTTGTTGCGTCAGGTATTATAAACGGGGTTGCTAACTTTGCGAAAAACGCAGGTGCTGATCCGAATGCAACGTGGCTACAAATGTTACTACTTATTGGCGGCGGTATCTTTACATTCTTAGGAATTTTAGTCGGCTGGAATACAGCGAAAGAATTCGGCGGGACTCCAGTTCTTGGGGCAATTGCTGGTATTTTAATTTTCAACCCGGCGATGGCGACTGTAAAATTATTCGGTGAAGCGCTCGTACCCGGACGGGGCGGATTGTTTGCAGTTATTTTTGCAGCGTGGCTTATGGTTGTAGTAGAAAGACAAGTTCGAAAAGCTGTACCAAATGCAGTTGATATTATTATAACGCCACTCATTACGGTGTTAGTCGTAAGTATCGTAACGATGTTAGCAATTCAGCCGGTAGCAGGTTTCTTATCTGAAGGAATTACAAGCGGAATTAATGGTATTCTAAATATTGGCGGCGCGTTTGCAGGAGCAGTGCTTGCCGGAACATTTTTACCGCTCGTTATGGTCGGATTACATCACGGTTTAACACCGATTCATATGGAGTTTATTAATCAAACGCACGTAACGCCTTTATTACCAGTACTAGCAATGGCGGGTGCTGGGCAAGTAGGAGCAGCAATTGCGATTTTTGTAAAAACAAAAAACAAACGACTTCGTAACGTAATTAAAGGTGCATTACCAGTTGGATTTTTAGGAATTGGTGAACCGTTATTATACGGGGTTACATTACCACTGGGAAAACCGTTTCTTACAGCTTGTTTAGGGGCAGCTGTCGGCGGTGCATTCCAAGCAGTTATGAAAACAGCCGCACTTGGAATTGGTGTATCAGGATTATCATTAATTCCGTTAATTGCTGATAATAAGTATTTATTATATTTCCTTGGATTAGTAGTGGCATATACTTTCGGATTCATCTTTACGTACTTCTTCGGATTTAAAGAAGAAATGGCAGAAAACATATAG
- a CDS encoding DUF871 domain-containing protein — protein sequence MIGVSIYLSKERVKKQEEWLKVAKENGFSSIFTSLHIPEDDPNTYKELIQILGKQALKYEMELMVDVSPKSLHHLGMTYENAEELVEWGITGLRMDYGITPKEIARVSHKMKVALNASTITESFWKELITEKIRVENVEAWHNFYPRPETGLAKSFLQKQNEYLHACGIKTMAFIPGDWEKRGPLYEGLPTLEKHRNMRPLEAYLELVQHCGVDKVLIGDISGSLESVQEIASASRGIIPLRYEPLIEKIEVLKMVEQVHTNRLDPARDVIRSVESREEQKVIVQPMHTIARKKGSITIDNELYGRYAGEMQVAVHDLPADEKVNVAGMIVEEDISLLSYVGAGKMFQLFCVIE from the coding sequence ATGATCGGAGTTTCAATTTATCTTTCAAAAGAACGAGTAAAGAAGCAAGAAGAGTGGCTAAAAGTAGCGAAGGAAAACGGATTTTCATCTATTTTTACATCACTTCATATTCCAGAAGATGATCCAAATACGTATAAAGAATTAATACAAATACTTGGGAAACAAGCGCTGAAGTATGAAATGGAATTAATGGTCGATGTTTCTCCAAAATCGTTACACCATTTAGGAATGACGTACGAAAATGCGGAAGAGTTAGTAGAGTGGGGCATTACTGGCTTACGAATGGACTATGGCATCACGCCGAAAGAAATTGCGCGCGTATCCCATAAAATGAAAGTAGCTTTAAATGCGAGTACGATTACAGAATCATTTTGGAAAGAGTTAATCACTGAAAAGATACGGGTAGAGAATGTAGAAGCGTGGCATAATTTTTATCCGCGTCCAGAAACAGGACTAGCAAAGTCCTTTTTACAAAAACAAAACGAATACTTACATGCGTGCGGAATAAAAACAATGGCATTTATTCCGGGAGATTGGGAAAAACGTGGTCCGCTATATGAAGGGTTACCAACGCTAGAAAAGCACCGTAATATGCGCCCGCTTGAAGCGTACTTAGAACTTGTACAACATTGTGGTGTTGATAAAGTGTTAATCGGGGATATAAGCGGAAGTCTAGAAAGCGTACAAGAGATAGCGAGTGCGAGTAGAGGAATTATTCCGCTGCGGTATGAGCCATTGATAGAGAAAATTGAAGTATTAAAAATGGTAGAACAAGTGCATACAAATAGACTAGATCCAGCTCGTGATGTCATTCGCTCAGTAGAATCGCGAGAAGAACAGAAAGTGATTGTACAGCCGATGCATACAATTGCAAGAAAGAAAGGCAGCATTACAATTGATAATGAATTGTACGGGAGATATGCAGGAGAGATGCAAGTTGCTGTACATGATTTGCCTGCAGATGAGAAAGTGAACGTTGCTGGCATGATTGTAGAAGAGGATATATCTTTATTGTCGTATGTTGGTGCTGGAAAAATGTTTCAACTTTTTTGTGTAATAGAGTAA
- a CDS encoding DoxX family protein, whose protein sequence is MNQYIGNLIIRIVLGVTFFAHGLAKFQSGIDNVAGWFTSIGLPGGLAYGVATVELVGGILLIIGLGVRYVGLLFALILAGAIVKVNGAAGLLGDGKNPGYELDLALLSMGAYLFVVKAEGYVDRFLKEKVMKTK, encoded by the coding sequence ATGAATCAATATATTGGGAATTTAATTATTCGTATCGTGTTAGGAGTAACGTTCTTTGCACATGGTTTAGCGAAGTTTCAATCAGGTATCGATAACGTAGCGGGATGGTTTACAAGCATTGGCTTACCGGGCGGTCTTGCATATGGCGTAGCAACAGTTGAATTAGTTGGTGGTATATTATTAATTATCGGTTTAGGCGTACGATATGTAGGATTATTATTCGCTCTTATTTTAGCTGGAGCTATCGTAAAGGTAAATGGAGCAGCAGGTTTATTAGGAGATGGAAAGAATCCAGGATATGAATTAGATCTTGCATTATTATCAATGGGTGCGTATTTATTTGTTGTAAAAGCAGAGGGATATGTAGATCGTTTCTTAAAAGAGAAAGTAATGAAAACGAAGTAA
- a CDS encoding nuclear transport factor 2 family protein has product MPKSNLEIIRSTYEGSASSNAKHLAEALSEKVEWTEAEGFPYGGTYIGVEAIMENVFSRLGSEWDDYKASVNTYHEVNGKDVIIAEGMYSGVYKETGKSFEAEFVHVWQLENGKIVKFKQYVDSHIVKEAMKS; this is encoded by the coding sequence ATGCCTAAATCAAATTTAGAAATTATTCGAAGCACGTATGAAGGATCAGCTTCTTCAAATGCAAAACATTTAGCAGAAGCCCTCTCTGAAAAAGTAGAATGGACAGAGGCAGAAGGATTCCCGTACGGGGGAACTTATATAGGTGTAGAAGCAATAATGGAAAATGTATTTAGCCGATTAGGATCAGAATGGGATGATTATAAAGCGAGTGTAAATACGTATCATGAAGTAAACGGAAAAGATGTAATTATTGCTGAAGGTATGTATTCAGGAGTTTATAAAGAAACGGGAAAATCATTTGAAGCAGAATTTGTTCATGTATGGCAACTTGAGAACGGAAAAATTGTGAAGTTTAAGCAGTATGTAGATAGTCATATTGTTAAGGAAGCGATGAAGAGTTAA
- a CDS encoding PRK06770 family protein, which produces MLFKWIVGICITIIVIISSIVGGKKLLAYVEKENKNIQTQQAANEKEKKVAEEAPQISEGEVISTMHKMVHQKVKSSEKWGFVEMTNKEISNVKRDIENSTGFQYKMKLFSIINRWEKSDFSQTVEEHNFLWSLQGGDTGKATERLSPEEEKQYIKEMKNK; this is translated from the coding sequence ATGCTTTTTAAATGGATCGTAGGTATATGTATTACAATTATAGTAATTATCTCGTCTATAGTTGGCGGAAAGAAATTGCTTGCATATGTAGAAAAAGAAAATAAAAATATTCAAACCCAGCAAGCGGCAAATGAAAAAGAGAAGAAAGTTGCAGAAGAAGCTCCACAAATTAGTGAAGGTGAAGTTATTTCTACTATGCACAAAATGGTGCACCAAAAGGTAAAATCCTCTGAAAAATGGGGATTTGTAGAAATGACGAACAAGGAAATTTCTAATGTGAAAAGAGATATTGAAAACAGTACAGGTTTTCAATATAAAATGAAATTATTTTCTATTATAAATAGATGGGAGAAAAGCGATTTTTCTCAAACTGTTGAGGAGCACAACTTTTTATGGAGCCTTCAAGGTGGAGATACTGGCAAGGCAACAGAACGTTTATCACCAGAAGAGGAAAAGCAGTATATAAAAGAAATGAAGAATAAATAA
- a CDS encoding DMT family transporter has protein sequence MPYFYVFLLLLTSLLWGGNFVVGKSLVDHASPMTLTSLRWMIAIVCLLPMVWFKEKKIIPPRAAILPLVLMGISGVALFNIFQFLALEKTSATNVGLISTLNAISIALFSVLFLKEKVNTLQILSMVLSFFGVILVLLKGNFSLLFSLHFNSGDLWMMAAVCIWGIYSVCSKWATKTTTPLMATLYSGIFGVILLLPFNIGSFTVTNINTSFITSLLYTGLISTVLCMVFWNVGVQKLGATTSGIFLNFNPIFTAILAFLFLGEELTWIQIVGTMIVVTGCYLFSHFKTVTVQPTGALIRKHS, from the coding sequence ATGCCTTATTTTTATGTCTTTTTACTATTATTAACGAGCTTATTATGGGGGGGAAATTTCGTCGTTGGAAAATCACTCGTTGATCACGCGTCTCCGATGACACTTACAAGTTTAAGATGGATGATTGCGATCGTTTGTTTATTACCAATGGTATGGTTTAAAGAAAAGAAAATCATTCCACCTCGCGCGGCAATACTTCCGTTAGTACTGATGGGAATTTCAGGGGTTGCTCTTTTTAACATCTTTCAATTTTTAGCATTAGAAAAAACATCCGCAACAAATGTAGGGCTTATTTCTACATTAAACGCAATTTCAATCGCATTATTTTCTGTCTTATTTCTAAAAGAAAAAGTAAATACACTTCAAATCCTATCCATGGTTCTTTCATTCTTTGGGGTTATTCTTGTCCTATTAAAAGGTAATTTCTCACTTTTATTTTCATTACATTTTAATAGCGGCGATTTATGGATGATGGCTGCTGTTTGTATTTGGGGAATCTATTCTGTTTGTAGTAAATGGGCAACAAAAACAACGACACCACTCATGGCCACATTATACTCTGGTATTTTCGGCGTTATTTTATTACTACCGTTTAACATAGGGAGCTTCACTGTTACAAATATCAACACTTCTTTTATAACATCCCTTTTATATACAGGACTCATTTCCACAGTTCTTTGTATGGTATTTTGGAATGTTGGCGTACAAAAATTAGGAGCAACTACATCTGGCATTTTTCTAAACTTCAACCCCATTTTCACTGCTATTTTAGCATTCCTTTTCCTCGGTGAAGAACTAACATGGATACAAATTGTAGGGACAATGATCGTTGTAACAGGATGTTATTTATTTTCTCATTTCAAAACAGTTACTGTTCAGCCAACTGGAGCTTTAATACGAAAACATTCTTAA
- a CDS encoding Lrp/AsnC family transcriptional regulator, with protein sequence MESSVIKVLDDLDVQILDILQKESQVSNAELARRVNLSPAAMHARIKRLDGEGFIDKQVAILNQEKLGFDLLCFIFMSTNIHQSDKLEVLEKELESMPEVLECHCLTGEYDYLLKVANRDRKELEQFIRKLNKLGITKIQTSLALREIKYSTVLPIRNEEPSID encoded by the coding sequence ATGGAGTCGTCTGTTATTAAAGTGTTGGATGATTTGGATGTACAAATTTTAGACATATTGCAGAAGGAGTCACAAGTAAGTAATGCAGAGCTTGCGCGACGCGTTAATTTATCACCAGCTGCGATGCATGCGAGAATAAAAAGATTAGATGGAGAAGGATTCATTGATAAGCAAGTAGCCATTTTAAATCAAGAAAAGCTTGGTTTTGATTTGTTATGCTTCATTTTTATGAGTACGAATATTCATCAATCGGATAAACTTGAAGTGTTGGAAAAAGAATTAGAATCGATGCCTGAAGTGTTAGAATGTCACTGCTTAACAGGAGAATATGATTATTTATTAAAAGTTGCAAATCGTGATCGTAAAGAATTAGAGCAGTTTATTAGAAAGCTAAATAAGCTTGGTATTACAAAGATACAGACGAGTTTAGCACTTCGTGAAATTAAATATTCGACCGTATTACCGATACGAAATGAGGAACCGAGCATCGATTAG
- a CDS encoding N-acetyltransferase, with translation MKICNAVTSDVKEIYSLIEAYAKEGAVLPRSLLSLYQYLQCLYVMKEGENIVGVAGLHVLGEDLAEVRSLVVSHTYAGKGIGRMLVNHVINEAAKIKVSRVISLTYETEFFQKCGFDFVNRDALPEKVWIDCRHCPKVDYCDEVAMIRYVG, from the coding sequence ATGAAAATCTGTAATGCGGTTACGAGTGATGTGAAAGAAATTTATAGTCTCATTGAAGCTTATGCAAAAGAGGGAGCTGTTTTACCGCGTTCTCTTTTGTCTCTCTATCAATATTTACAATGTTTATATGTTATGAAAGAAGGGGAGAACATCGTTGGAGTTGCTGGTTTACATGTGTTAGGGGAGGACCTTGCAGAAGTACGATCGTTAGTCGTTTCGCATACATATGCAGGGAAAGGGATTGGACGTATGTTAGTAAACCATGTAATAAATGAGGCAGCGAAAATAAAAGTGAGTAGAGTTATTTCTTTAACCTATGAGACGGAATTTTTTCAAAAGTGCGGGTTTGATTTTGTGAATAGAGATGCATTGCCAGAGAAAGTATGGATTGATTGTAGGCATTGTCCAAAGGTTGATTATTGTGATGAGGTGGCGATGATTCGGTATGTTGGGTGA
- a CDS encoding SDR family NAD(P)-dependent oxidoreductase, whose product MKYTVITGASSGIGYEAALAFASRGKNLVLVARRQEELNGLKLKINEMHPELDVVIRRTDLSVTEDVYKLYESLQTFQIETWINNAGFGNFASISEQNLNKIETMLHVNIEALTILSSLFVRDYSMVDGTQLINVSSGGGYTIVADAVTYCATKFYVSAFTEGLSHELKEQDAKLQAKVLAPAATETEFAKRSFDIDEFQYDNVVPKFHTAKQMAQFMLDLYDSDKVVGIVDGFTYNYELKSPIFNFAVRKTNSSS is encoded by the coding sequence ATGAAATACACGGTTATTACTGGTGCAAGTTCCGGAATTGGTTATGAAGCAGCTTTAGCATTTGCATCTCGTGGGAAAAATTTAGTACTTGTAGCTCGAAGACAAGAAGAATTGAACGGATTAAAATTGAAAATTAACGAAATGCATCCAGAGTTGGATGTTGTCATTCGACGAACGGATTTATCTGTCACTGAAGATGTTTATAAACTTTATGAAAGCCTACAAACTTTTCAAATTGAAACGTGGATTAACAACGCAGGTTTTGGTAATTTCGCCTCAATTTCCGAACAAAATTTAAATAAAATAGAGACGATGTTACATGTCAATATAGAAGCACTAACAATACTCTCTTCTCTTTTCGTTCGAGATTATTCAATGGTTGATGGAACACAGCTTATTAACGTTTCATCGGGCGGCGGATACACGATTGTTGCTGATGCTGTTACGTACTGTGCTACGAAATTCTATGTAAGTGCATTTACAGAAGGGCTGTCTCACGAACTAAAGGAACAAGACGCAAAACTGCAAGCAAAAGTTTTAGCTCCTGCTGCAACTGAAACAGAATTTGCAAAACGTTCATTTGATATTGATGAGTTCCAATACGATAATGTTGTACCGAAATTCCACACTGCAAAACAAATGGCACAATTTATGCTCGATCTTTACGATAGCGATAAAGTTGTAGGGATTGTCGATGGTTTTACTTATAACTATGAGCTTAAAAGCCCCATTTTTAATTTTGCAGTAAGAAAAACGAATTCAAGTTCTTAA
- a CDS encoding MerR family transcriptional regulator, translated as MYTISEVAKLLGVSTHTLRYYEKENILIANRDTNGNRLYEESHIKWLQFVMKLKQTQMPIAKIREYARLYLEGEHTTEARLQLLEDHRKSIQDQRENLVITEKMLENKIIAYKASLENKYKV; from the coding sequence ATGTACACAATTAGCGAGGTAGCAAAATTATTAGGAGTGAGCACACATACACTACGTTATTATGAAAAGGAAAATATATTAATTGCAAATCGCGATACAAATGGGAATCGACTTTATGAAGAGTCACATATAAAGTGGTTGCAGTTTGTAATGAAATTAAAACAAACGCAAATGCCAATAGCGAAAATAAGGGAATACGCTAGGTTATATTTAGAAGGAGAGCATACAACTGAAGCTCGTTTACAGCTCCTAGAAGATCATAGGAAATCTATTCAAGATCAAAGAGAAAACTTAGTAATTACAGAGAAGATGCTTGAGAATAAAATTATTGCATACAAGGCCTCTTTGGAAAATAAATATAAAGTATAA
- a CDS encoding DMT family transporter, with translation MKNKAWLYVILTCIFEIFWVFGFNTANTWWHWIVILGVIAVDFHYLTKACEHLATGTVYAVFAGAGTVGTFLMDVFLFGGSFSVGKLFFIVMVVAGVIGLKLADNKEETMEGAA, from the coding sequence ATGAAAAATAAAGCTTGGTTATATGTCATATTAACATGTATCTTTGAAATTTTTTGGGTGTTTGGTTTTAATACGGCTAATACTTGGTGGCATTGGATCGTTATTTTAGGAGTTATCGCTGTTGATTTTCACTACCTTACTAAAGCGTGTGAACATCTTGCGACAGGAACTGTATATGCTGTTTTCGCCGGAGCTGGTACGGTAGGTACTTTCTTAATGGATGTATTTCTTTTTGGCGGCAGTTTCAGTGTAGGGAAATTATTCTTTATCGTGATGGTTGTAGCTGGCGTTATCGGTTTAAAGCTAGCTGATAATAAAGAAGAAACTATGGAAGGAGCTGCTTAA
- a CDS encoding DMT family transporter, whose protein sequence is MGWFFVFCAAISEIVGVIGLKMYSKDKTLANGAIYIGGFATSFAFLYTSFLFLQVSVAYAVWIGIGTAGAVLLNMFLFGESKSKARIISVVLIVCGVTGLKALS, encoded by the coding sequence ATGGGTTGGTTTTTCGTATTTTGTGCTGCAATTAGTGAAATAGTCGGTGTGATCGGTCTTAAAATGTATAGTAAAGATAAGACGTTAGCCAATGGTGCGATTTATATAGGCGGATTTGCTACATCCTTTGCATTCTTGTATACATCTTTCTTGTTTTTACAAGTCAGTGTCGCGTATGCGGTTTGGATTGGTATTGGAACAGCAGGTGCCGTTTTATTAAACATGTTCCTGTTTGGTGAGTCGAAAAGTAAAGCACGTATCATTAGTGTGGTTCTTATTGTATGCGGAGTGACAGGATTAAAGGCTCTTTCGTAA
- a CDS encoding TetR family transcriptional regulator, producing MMNKKEKIVYAAIEVFQEKGVEKTKISDIVKLAGIAQGTFYLYFPSKLSVMPAIAEVMVEKMILAVKEKVQNDAPFSSKVTQVIDAVFNFIAEYREIQALMYAGLASTEHIKEWEAVYEPLYMWLSEFLNEAKEAGEIRDSVHAERTAKLFIALVESAAEQVYLYDHKDDEQVELQKAEVLDFLTHALHIKK from the coding sequence ATGATGAATAAAAAAGAGAAAATTGTCTATGCAGCTATTGAAGTGTTTCAGGAAAAGGGCGTTGAAAAAACGAAGATTTCTGATATCGTAAAATTAGCTGGCATTGCGCAAGGAACTTTCTATTTATATTTTCCTTCTAAGCTATCTGTTATGCCTGCAATAGCAGAAGTGATGGTCGAAAAGATGATACTTGCAGTGAAAGAAAAAGTGCAAAATGATGCGCCTTTCTCAAGTAAAGTTACGCAAGTAATAGATGCGGTATTTAACTTTATAGCTGAATATCGTGAAATACAAGCTTTAATGTATGCGGGTCTTGCATCTACAGAACATATAAAAGAATGGGAAGCTGTGTATGAGCCTCTTTATATGTGGTTAAGTGAATTTTTAAATGAGGCGAAAGAAGCTGGTGAAATTCGTGATTCGGTTCATGCAGAGAGAACAGCGAAGTTATTTATCGCCCTTGTTGAATCAGCAGCGGAACAAGTTTATTTATATGATCATAAAGATGATGAGCAAGTCGAGCTACAAAAGGCAGAAGTACTAGATTTTTTAACACATGCACTACATATAAAGAAGTAG
- a CDS encoding MFS transporter yields MKKPIKEQKMVLVILLSNIFIAFLGIGLIIPVMPSFMNDMGLTGKTMGYLVAVFAMAQLIASPITGRWVDLYGRKKMIIIGLFIFGVSELLFGLGTDVWMLYAARVLGGISAAFIMPGVTAYVADITSMQERPKAMGYLSAAISTGFIIGPGIGGFIAEYGIRVPFFVAAVIAFVACVISIFILKEPLTKEELAEISSNTKESSFIGDLKKSLHPMYAIAFIIVFVLAFGLSAYETVFSLFSDHKFGFTPKDIAAIITISSIFGVVVQVFMFGKLVDMFGEKVLIQICLIVGAVLAFVSTVVFNYWIVLLVTCFIFLAFDLLRPALTTFLSKAAGKEQGFVAGMNSTYTSLGNIAGPAMGGILFDMNIHYPYAFSGVVLIVGLAITFMWREKQLAESFAK; encoded by the coding sequence GTGAAGAAACCGATAAAAGAACAAAAGATGGTATTGGTCATTCTTTTGAGTAATATATTTATCGCTTTTTTAGGGATTGGATTAATCATTCCGGTTATGCCGTCCTTTATGAATGATATGGGTTTAACAGGGAAGACGATGGGTTATCTCGTTGCAGTGTTTGCAATGGCTCAGCTTATTGCCTCACCTATTACAGGCCGATGGGTCGACCTTTATGGTAGGAAGAAAATGATAATCATTGGATTATTTATTTTTGGTGTTTCAGAGCTTCTTTTTGGATTAGGAACCGATGTATGGATGCTCTATGCAGCGAGGGTGTTAGGCGGAATTAGTGCTGCATTTATTATGCCTGGTGTTACGGCATATGTTGCTGATATTACATCTATGCAGGAACGTCCAAAGGCGATGGGATACTTGTCTGCGGCGATTAGTACCGGATTTATTATAGGGCCTGGAATTGGCGGATTTATTGCAGAATACGGTATACGTGTGCCGTTTTTCGTTGCAGCAGTAATTGCCTTTGTAGCATGTGTGATTTCGATCTTTATTTTAAAAGAACCGTTAACGAAAGAAGAGCTTGCAGAGATTTCTTCTAATACGAAAGAATCAAGTTTTATTGGAGATTTAAAGAAGTCATTACATCCAATGTATGCAATCGCATTTATTATTGTATTTGTACTTGCATTCGGTTTATCGGCATATGAAACTGTGTTTAGTCTGTTTTCTGATCATAAGTTTGGATTCACACCGAAAGATATTGCTGCAATTATTACAATTAGTTCAATCTTTGGGGTAGTTGTGCAAGTATTTATGTTTGGAAAATTAGTTGACATGTTTGGCGAAAAAGTATTAATTCAAATATGTTTAATTGTAGGTGCAGTATTAGCGTTCGTTTCAACTGTAGTCTTTAATTATTGGATTGTACTTCTCGTTACTTGCTTTATTTTCCTTGCATTTGATTTACTTCGTCCAGCTTTAACGACGTTTTTATCAAAGGCAGCTGGAAAAGAGCAAGGATTCGTTGCTGGTATGAACTCGACTTATACGAGTTTAGGAAATATCGCAGGACCTGCCATGGGCGGAATATTATTTGATATGAACATTCATTATCCATATGCATTTTCAGGAGTTGTTTTAATAGTTGGTCTCGCTATTACATTTATGTGGAGAGAGAAACAGCTAGCTGAAAGTTTTGCGAAGTAA
- a CDS encoding winged helix-turn-helix transcriptional regulator: MNNIDPVELTKGLPGIPCPIAKTLDVISTKWTFLIIRDLLIEGTLRFSDLQKSMDGISPKTLSLRLKELEAQGIITRKVYPEVPPRVEYTLTDKGKQLEGIFIELKRFGLNL; encoded by the coding sequence ATGAACAATATAGATCCAGTTGAATTAACGAAAGGGTTACCTGGCATACCTTGTCCTATCGCTAAAACGCTTGATGTAATCAGTACAAAATGGACGTTTTTAATCATCCGTGACCTTCTTATCGAAGGAACATTACGCTTTAGTGATTTACAAAAATCAATGGATGGCATTAGTCCGAAAACATTATCGCTTCGACTAAAAGAACTAGAAGCTCAAGGGATTATAACGAGAAAAGTATATCCAGAAGTTCCGCCTCGTGTAGAGTACACATTAACGGATAAAGGAAAACAATTAGAGGGGATATTTATTGAATTAAAACGGTTTGGATTAAATTTATAA
- a CDS encoding ester cyclase — MGIKKLFGFFSLFVVCIVLVACGVEDKTEVQLLKEMPKPKAMTIDPSLSKKEATEMVHAAQRFYAFWDTGKEELIPQTVTKDFFDNTLPKGRPQGVEGLKFAAQNFRKVVPNIHCEIEDLLVVGDKVTARLSFTGTHNGKNISFSAIDILHVKDGKITADWHLEDNLTLKQQLGLISEE, encoded by the coding sequence ATGGGGATAAAAAAGTTGTTTGGATTCTTTAGTTTGTTTGTTGTTTGTATTGTACTTGTAGCATGCGGCGTGGAAGACAAAACGGAAGTCCAGTTATTAAAAGAAATGCCAAAGCCAAAAGCAATGACAATTGATCCCTCACTAAGTAAAAAAGAAGCGACCGAAATGGTTCATGCAGCGCAGCGTTTTTATGCATTTTGGGATACAGGTAAAGAGGAACTTATTCCACAGACTGTTACGAAAGATTTTTTCGATAATACGTTGCCGAAAGGGCGACCACAGGGTGTTGAAGGATTAAAGTTTGCAGCGCAAAATTTTCGTAAAGTCGTTCCTAATATACATTGCGAGATTGAAGATTTATTAGTTGTTGGTGATAAAGTAACCGCTCGTCTTTCTTTTACAGGAACGCATAACGGTAAAAATATTAGCTTTTCTGCAATAGATATTTTGCATGTGAAAGACGGAAAGATAACCGCAGATTGGCATTTGGAAGATAATCTTACGTTGAAACAGCAACTTGGGTTAATAAGTGAGGAATAG